One stretch of Hevea brasiliensis isolate MT/VB/25A 57/8 chromosome 12, ASM3005281v1, whole genome shotgun sequence DNA includes these proteins:
- the LOC110640516 gene encoding protein-tyrosine-phosphatase PTP1 isoform X1, which yields MAASSAGTPPPDDISSSRPTPFVFSSDSPTRISLTPDQRKYCSEALQLFREKLRTPEQIIQEFAHLQAIRITPSQMARNCKVAFDSVNKSKNRYTDVVPFDQNRVILNPCKDYRPSAKGYINASFITTSSSESISRFIATQGPVPHTFEDFWEMVIQYRCPVIVMLTRLVDNYKIVKCGDYFQAEDGPRDFGNMCLVTKWMRSTDTSLVLRHLEVGYKESEEPPMSVLHVQYTEWPDHGVPKDTLTVREILKRTYQVPSNLGPVVVHCSAGIGRTGTYCTIHNTIQRILVGDMSALDLANTITIFRSQRVGMVQTMEQYFFCYKAIIDELEDLISE from the exons ATGGCCGCTTCCTCCGCCGGCACCCCACCGCCGGATGACATTTCATCCTCTCGCCCTACACCATTCGTTTTCTCTTCCGATTCCCCAACGAGAATCTCTCTCACTCCCGATCAGCGTAAGTACTGCTCTGAGGCTCTCCAATTGTTCAGAGAGAAGCTCCGTACTCCCGAGCAAATCATTCAAGAGTTCGCTCATTTGCAG GCTATTAGGATAACGCCATCTCAGATGGCTAGAAACTGCAAAGTGGCTTTTGACAGTGTCAACAAGAGCAAAAACCGTTATACGGATGTGGTACCTT TTGACCAAAACAGGGTTATTCTTAATCCATGCAAGGATTATAGACCATCTGCTAAGGGATATATAAATGCGAGCTTCATCACG ACTTCTTCATCTGAAAGCATTTCTCGGTTTATAGCCACGCAGGGTCCAGTGCCACACACCTTTGAGGATTTTTGGGAGATGGTAATCCAGTATCGTTGCCCGGTAATTGTGATGCTTACTCGGCTAGTTGACAATTACAag ATTGTAAAATGTGGAGATTATTTTCAAGCAGAAGATGGTCCTAGAGATTTTGGAAATATGTGTCTAGTTACTAAATGGATGAGAAGTACTGACACTTCATTAGTGTTGCGCCACTTGGAGGTGGGATATAAAGAG TCAGAGGAGCCACCCATGTCTGTTTTGCATGTTCAGTACACTGAATGGCCTGATCATGGAGTTCCCAAGGACACACTTACCGTTCGCGAAATCTTAAAAAGAACATACCAAGTGCCATCGAATCTGGGCCCAGTAGTTGTCCACTGCAG TGCAGGTATTGGTAGAACTGGAACCTACTGCACTATTCACAACACAATTCAGAGAATCCTTGTTGGAGACATGTCTGCTTTAGATCTTGCTAATACCATAACCATTTTTAGGTCCCAGCGAGTGGGGATGGTTCAAACCATG GAGCAATATTTTTTCTGCTATAAAGCTATCATTGATGAATTAGAGGACCTCATCTCAGAGTGA
- the LOC110640516 gene encoding protein-tyrosine-phosphatase PTP1 isoform X2 yields MAASSAGTPPPDDISSSRPTPFVFSSDSPTRISLTPDQRKYCSEALQLFREKLRTPEQIIQEFAHLQAIRITPSQMARNCKVAFDSVNKSKNRYTDVVPFDQNRVILNPCKDYRPSAKGYINASFITTSSSESISRFIATQGPVPHTFEDFWEMVIQYRCPVIVMLTRLVDNYKIVKCGDYFQAEDGPRDFGNMCLVTKWMRSTDTSLVLRHLEVGYKESEEPPMSVLHVQYTEWPDHGVPKDTLTVREILKRTYQVPSNLGPVVVHCRYW; encoded by the exons ATGGCCGCTTCCTCCGCCGGCACCCCACCGCCGGATGACATTTCATCCTCTCGCCCTACACCATTCGTTTTCTCTTCCGATTCCCCAACGAGAATCTCTCTCACTCCCGATCAGCGTAAGTACTGCTCTGAGGCTCTCCAATTGTTCAGAGAGAAGCTCCGTACTCCCGAGCAAATCATTCAAGAGTTCGCTCATTTGCAG GCTATTAGGATAACGCCATCTCAGATGGCTAGAAACTGCAAAGTGGCTTTTGACAGTGTCAACAAGAGCAAAAACCGTTATACGGATGTGGTACCTT TTGACCAAAACAGGGTTATTCTTAATCCATGCAAGGATTATAGACCATCTGCTAAGGGATATATAAATGCGAGCTTCATCACG ACTTCTTCATCTGAAAGCATTTCTCGGTTTATAGCCACGCAGGGTCCAGTGCCACACACCTTTGAGGATTTTTGGGAGATGGTAATCCAGTATCGTTGCCCGGTAATTGTGATGCTTACTCGGCTAGTTGACAATTACAag ATTGTAAAATGTGGAGATTATTTTCAAGCAGAAGATGGTCCTAGAGATTTTGGAAATATGTGTCTAGTTACTAAATGGATGAGAAGTACTGACACTTCATTAGTGTTGCGCCACTTGGAGGTGGGATATAAAGAG TCAGAGGAGCCACCCATGTCTGTTTTGCATGTTCAGTACACTGAATGGCCTGATCATGGAGTTCCCAAGGACACACTTACCGTTCGCGAAATCTTAAAAAGAACATACCAAGTGCCATCGAATCTGGGCCCAGTAGTTGTCCACTGCAG GTATTGGTAG
- the LOC110640515 gene encoding protein WHAT'S THIS FACTOR 9, mitochondrial, producing MQFLLRYLPKHCRLRRPHHRGFVDFAAIKHLRDRGLDHAVQREKHLKPMLNIKNLIKSEPAKSLPLSVITQHKDSLDIPSRPIEFIRKYPSIFEEFLPGGIGVHPHIKLTQQVLDLDAEEQLVYQSESYRQDIADRLLKLLMISRINKIPLKILDDIKWDLGLPEDYTKSIVPEFPDCFRVIANENLSSGLDSDLELELVCWSNELAISFIEKKATRGKMDYKKGMPIAFPMHFSKGFEMDKQLKKWFDDWQKLPYISPYENATHLGPSTDESDKWTVGVLHEIFRLFVSKKVEKDALLCLGEWLGIRSRLKRALLHHPGIFYLSSKLGTYTVVLREAYKRGLLIEKNPLISIRSRYIHLMNIVTEDRKAIGVPGGSTQGKKPVPDSEEQREKGDCQGSLEMNDMDSDFENDDDYKYDDDEEEEEEEEEGESKSRARRNAPTSGSKANKKNLNARGSSTNAGTGRHRLVQKHHGMAKDKVQLKDPNRDRLNSSKSKRKLFTERRTAT from the coding sequence ATGCAGTTCCTCTTACGGTATCTCCCCAAACATTGCCGCCTCCGCCGCCCTCACCACCGTGGCTTCGTCGACTTTGCTGCGATCAAACATCTACGCGACCGGGGCCTCGACCATGCAGTACAGAGAGAAAAGCATCTGAAGCCCATGCTGAACATCAAGAACCTCATAAAATCAGAGCCAGCAAAATCCCTCCCTCTATCCGTCATTACTCAGCACAAGGACTCCCTCGATATCCCAAGTCGCCCTATTGAATTCATCCGAAAATACCCTTCAATCTTCGAAGAATTTCTCCCTGGGGGAATAGGTGTTCATCCCCACATCAAGCTCACGCAACAGGTACTTGATCTTGATGCTGAAGAGCAGTTAGTTTACCAGAGTGAGAGTTATAGGCAGGATATTGCTGATAGACTCTTAAAATTGTTAATGATTTCGAGAATTAATAAAATACCACTGAAGATTCTGGATGATATAAAATGGGATTTGGGTTTACCTGAAGATTATACCAAGAGTATTGTTCCTGAGTTCCCCGACTGTTTTCGAGTTATTGCTAATGAAAATTTGTCATCTGGGTTGGATTCAGATTTGGAATTGGAGCTAGTTTGTTGGAGTAATGAATTGGCTATTTCGTTCATAGAAAAGAAGGCAACGAGAGGGAAAATGGACTACAAAAAGGGGATGCCTATTGCTTTCCCTATGCATTTTTCAAAGGGTTTTGAGATGGATAAGCAGTTGAAGAAATGGTTTGACGATTGGCAAAAGTTGCCTTATATTTCTCCATATGAGAATGCAACCCACCTTGGGCCTAGTACTGATGAATCTGACAAGTGGACAGTGGGGGTTCTGCACGAGATTTTCCGTCTTTTTGTTTCAAAGAAGGTGGAGAAGGACGCTTTATTGTGTCTGGGAGAGTGGTTGGGGATCCGGTCAAGGTTAAAGAGAGCATTGCTTCACCATCCAGGGATATTTTACTTGTCTAGTAAATTGGGAACTTATACCGTGGTTTTAAGGGAGGCCTATAAGAGGGGATTGTTAATAGAGAAGAATCCACTGATTAGTATTAGGAGTAGGTATATTCATCTCATGAACATTGTAACTGAGGATCGAAAAGCAATTGGTGTGCCTGGTGGAAGTACACAAGGGAAGAAGCCGGTCCCTGATTCTGAAGAACAAAGAGAAAAAGGTGATTGTCAGGGTAGTCTGGAGATGAATGATATGGATTCTGATTTTGAGAATGATGATGACTACAAATATGATgatgatgaggaggaggaggaagaagaagaagaaggcgaAAGTAAGTCACGTGCTCGTAGAAATGCCCCAACTAGCGGTTCAAAAGCAAATAAGAAGAATTTGAATGCAAGAGGGTCTTCTACGAATGCTGGAACTGGAAGACATAGGCTGGTTCAAAAACACCATGGCATGGCCAAAGACAAAGTGCAACTAAAAGATCCTAATAGAGATAGGTTGAATTCCTCTAAGAGCAAGAGGAAATTATTTACAGAAAGGAGGACAGCTACTTAA